Proteins encoded together in one Falco peregrinus isolate bFalPer1 chromosome 2, bFalPer1.pri, whole genome shotgun sequence window:
- the AKAP1 gene encoding A-kinase anchor protein 1, mitochondrial has protein sequence MGLRFHRVVLFAIPGTLALFGCWWLYFRRKKDASYHNKQVIAVGEEEQEEVPENDSSSETAACVPRTLLLSSEEESPENDTSASMLSAALMTPSLLCQIHERLDLSQDLPDLSVTTIQPSTLEDDSDKLETIGSQDESSVPACVSLPLISESTECHGSAVVSLVEDSGSSTKQDQQLSASVTVAQVSLGITEEIRIAEQTGDSLFKPPKESQVPEIVLSDIGSVPALCLGLGKEADTPQAFLIDEVVSSHKDPAVSTLQDSLESTCLEQPREEEMCKSIASTVPVCQEESTHPKGDALEREKIGGASLDKEEVEEIEQVAVQIVFKVISIATEEVLSGAMSDAPAQICQVAASQVKMPLETNVVSPGWMLVEKATVADENVAAKCDAAVVASPRTEEQDWSVMDSSCSTHGCLSSPVQGDTKDCQMKNRVCGDSQGADRTSLENCGGPLVELPVVMEDPGYSTHTSEGGQSAKDLLQNAMLSVASGQHSDSQSIPATQDKSAEQSLVPADKPATEDSKVPHSNGILKEDSPDLHNECSSALGVARDHTEGSNVDYMDFVDGGCAVRKTVAHQNSKLGRESSKSDFVVWEIEVPKELVGRLIGKQGRFMNYLRQSSGAKIYVSTLPYFHDSQVCHIEGSWPQVDKVLSLIGKKFKDLCLTNVYGLSPPTPLTLHSLLLTAWLFLPDGVTVEVVVANQVNAGHMFLQQHTHPTFHVLRSLDQQMCACYSQPEIPTLPTPVEVGIICAAPGLNGAWLRAQVISYFEETSEVELRYVDYGGYDKVKVDTLRQIRSDFLSLPFQGAEVLLDNVVPLPDEDHFSSEADATVSEMTRGAVLVAQVTNYDSATGLPLIQLWNLMGDEVVSVNRTLVERGFAQWLDY, from the exons ATGGGTTTACGCTTCCACCGTGTCGTCTTGTTTGCCATACCTGGAACACTGGCACTTTTTGGCTGCTGGTGGCTCTATTTCCGTAGAAAAAAGGATGCAAGCTATCACAACAAACAAGTCATAGCCGTTGGAGAAGAGGAACAGGAAGAAGTGCCAGAGAATGATTCCTCATCCGAAACAGCAGCATGTGTTCCTCGAACACTGCTCCTCTCATCAGAAGAGGAAAGCCCAGAGAATGACACCTCAGCCTCCATGCTGTCAGCAGCGTTGATGACGCCCTCTCTTCTGTGTCAAATTCATGAGAGGCTAGATCTCTCACAGGACCTCCCAGACCTGTCAGTAACGACAATTCAGCCCAGCACCCTTGAGGACGACAGTGACAAGCTAGAAACAATAGGATCTCAAGATGAAAGTAGTGTCCCTGCTTGTGTTTCTCTCCCTCTGATCTCAGAGAGCACAGAGTGTCACGGCAGTGCTGTGGTGAGCCTTGTAGAGGATTCAGGCTCTAGCACAAAGCAAGATCAGCAGCTGTCAGCATCAGTGACGGTGGCACAAGTGTCTCTGGGAATCACGGAGGAGATCAGAATTGCAGAGCAGACAGGTGATTCTTTGTTTAAGCCCCCGAAGGAAAGCCAGGTGCCAGAAATTGTGCTCTCGGATATTGGCTCTGTGCCAGCCCTTTGCTTAGGGTTGGGAAAGGAAGCAGATACCCCACAAGCCTTTCTCATTGATGAAGTTGTATCAAGTCACAAGGATCCTGCAGTGAGCACGTTACAGGATAGTTTGGAGTCTACCTGTTTGGAGCAGCCCAGGGAAGAAGAGATGTGCAAGTCAATTGCCAGTACTGTACCTGTGTGCCAGGAGGAGAGCACACACCCTAAAGGAGATGCACTGGAAAGAGAGAAGATTGGAGGAGCAAGCCTGGACAAGGAAGAAGTTGAGGAAATCGAGCAAGTAGCAGTACAGATAGTTTTCAAGGTCATTTCGATAGCCACTGAGGAAGTGCTGTCTGGTGCCATGAGTGATGCGCCTGCTCAGATCTGCCAGGTTGCAGCCAGCCAAGTGAAGATGCCACTGGAGACAAACGTTGTTTCCCCTGGCTGGATGCTTGTGGAGAAAGCTACAGTAGCTGATGAGAACGTTGCTGCAAAGTGTGATGCTGCAGTAGTGGCATCCCCTCGGACAGAGGAACAGGATTGGAGTGTGATGGATTCCAGCTGTTCAACACACGGCTGTTTGTCCAGCCCTGTTCAGGGAGACACAAAAGACTGTCAGATGAAGAACCGTGTGTGCGGTGACTCCCAGGGAGCTGATCGGACTTCTTTGGAAAACTGTGGAGGGCCACTGGTAGAGTTGCCTGTTGTGATGGAGGACCCTGGGTACAGCACACACACATCTGAAGGTGGTCAGAGTGCAAAGGACCTGTTGCAGAACGCAATGCTGTCTGTTGCATCAGGCCAGCATTCGGACTCACAGAGCATACCTGCAACCCAAGATAAGtctgctgagcagagcttgGTACCAGCTGACAAACCTGCTACTGAAGACAGCAAAGTGCCACACAGTAATGGGATACTGAAAGAGGATAGTCCAGACTTGCATAATGAGTGTAGCAGTGCACTGGGGGTGGCTCGAGATCACACAGAAG GTTCGAATGTAGATTACATGGATTTTGTGGACGGTGGCTGTGCCGTGAGGAAGACGGTGGCTCATCAGAACTCTAAGCTGGGAAGAGAGTCCAGCAAGTCTGACTTCGTTGTCTGGGAAATAGAGGTCCCAAAG GAGTTAGTTGGCCGCTTGATTGGCAAACAAGGAAGATTTATGAACTACTTGAGGCAATCATCTGGTGCCAAAATCTATGTCTCAACACTACCTTATTTCCATGACTCCCAAGTCTGCCACATTGAAG GCTCCTGGCCTCAAGTAGACAAAGTCCTGAGCCTGATTGGCAAGAAGTTCAAGGACTTGTGTCTCACCAACGTCTACGGCCTGTCTCCACCAACACCACTGACACTTCATTCCCTCCTTCTGACTGCCTGG CTGTTCCTCCCGGATGGAGTCACTGTAGAGGTGGTCGTGGCGAACCAAGTCAATGCAGGGCACAtgtttctccagcagcacacacacccTACTTTCCATGTCCTGCGTAGCCTTGACCAGCAGATGTGTGCCTGCTATTCTCAACCTGAAATTCCAACCCTGCCAACTCCAGTGGAAG TTGGTATTATCTGTGCAGCGCCGGGCCTGAATGGGGCATGGTTACGGGCTCAAGTTATTAGCTACTTCGAAGAGACTAGTGAAGTGGAGCTCAGATATGTGGACTACGGAGGATATGACAAAGTGAAGGTCGATACACTCAGGCAAATCAG GTCTGACTTCTTATCACTACCTTTCCAAGGAGCAGAAGTTTTACTAGACAACGTGGTGCCACTTCCAG